A window from Halarchaeum grantii encodes these proteins:
- a CDS encoding RsmB/NOP family class I SAM-dependent RNA methyltransferase, giving the protein MDALERYEPIIDDYDAFLAACERPLPSVVRVNGIKADPARAVAALEAEGVAVTRREWNESVLEVDTDKPGNTWPYFHGWIHGQEEVSAVPAVALDPDPGDAVWDTCAAPGSKTTQLAARLDDSGLLVANDDNLGRLSALRSNAERLGATCVAVTNGDARRFTTDGFGVDAFDAVLADVPCTCEGTVRKNADALDDVGREASLHIASLQEDILRRAVELTRDGGHVVYSTCTFAPEENEAVVDAVLAAEPVDLVEFDVGLEHSPGLTEWDGETYDESLADAKRFYPHQNDTGGFFCAKLEVAR; this is encoded by the coding sequence ATGGACGCGCTCGAACGCTACGAGCCGATCATCGACGACTACGACGCCTTCCTCGCGGCCTGCGAGCGCCCGCTCCCGTCGGTGGTCCGGGTGAACGGCATCAAGGCCGACCCGGCGCGCGCGGTGGCGGCCCTCGAAGCCGAGGGCGTGGCGGTGACGCGCCGCGAGTGGAACGAATCCGTCCTCGAAGTGGACACGGACAAACCCGGCAACACGTGGCCGTACTTCCACGGCTGGATTCACGGCCAGGAGGAGGTGTCGGCGGTGCCCGCCGTCGCGCTCGACCCCGACCCCGGTGACGCGGTCTGGGACACGTGTGCGGCCCCCGGGTCGAAGACGACGCAGCTCGCCGCCCGCCTCGACGACTCGGGCCTCCTCGTCGCGAACGACGACAACCTCGGACGGCTCTCCGCGCTCCGCTCGAACGCCGAGCGCCTCGGCGCGACCTGCGTCGCCGTGACGAACGGGGACGCGCGGCGCTTCACCACCGACGGCTTCGGCGTCGACGCCTTCGATGCCGTGCTCGCGGACGTTCCCTGTACGTGCGAGGGGACGGTCCGCAAGAACGCGGACGCACTCGACGACGTCGGGCGCGAGGCGAGCCTGCACATCGCGAGCCTCCAAGAGGACATCCTGCGCCGCGCCGTCGAGCTGACGCGCGACGGCGGCCACGTCGTCTACTCGACGTGCACGTTCGCGCCCGAGGAGAACGAGGCCGTCGTCGACGCCGTCCTCGCTGCGGAACCCGTCGACCTCGTCGAGTTCGACGTCGGCCTCGAGCACTCGCCCGGCCTCACCGAATGGGACGGCGAGACCTACGACGAGTCGCTCGCGGACGCGAAGCGCTTCTACCCCCACCAGAACGACACGGGCGGGTTCTTCTGCGCGAAACTGGAGGTGGCGCGATGA
- a CDS encoding DUF7122 family protein — translation MSENTSYRFERLPANDAEKTVEGRPTRESVLDYWTERFGVPPEVFEDYAFWEKGAGKIWVSPSAVPDGLEVESLGITFLRTRQEHWKPTTNAAQRFGRHATDCVVDLTREEAERFVAGEDQEIAWDGDWGYLIAAHELVGEREPLGVGLYLHGELRSMIPKGRQRDL, via the coding sequence ATGAGCGAGAACACGAGCTATCGCTTCGAGCGCCTGCCCGCGAACGACGCGGAGAAGACGGTCGAGGGCCGCCCCACCCGCGAGTCTGTCCTCGACTACTGGACGGAGCGATTCGGCGTCCCCCCCGAGGTGTTCGAGGACTACGCGTTCTGGGAGAAGGGCGCCGGCAAGATCTGGGTGTCGCCGAGCGCCGTCCCGGACGGCCTCGAAGTCGAGTCGCTCGGCATCACGTTCCTCCGCACGCGACAGGAGCACTGGAAGCCGACGACGAACGCCGCCCAGCGCTTCGGGCGCCACGCCACCGACTGCGTCGTCGACCTCACGCGCGAGGAGGCCGAACGCTTCGTCGCCGGCGAGGACCAAGAGATAGCGTGGGACGGCGACTGGGGCTACCTCATCGCCGCGCACGAACTCGTGGGCGAGCGCGAACCGCTCGGCGTCGGCCTCTACCTCCACGGCGAGCTCCGCTCGATGATTCCGAAGGGCCGCCAGCGCGACCTTTAG
- a CDS encoding DUF790 family protein produces the protein MLTKDLLRVSRAGGGYRPRFAGGDADREAARRVLDTYRERVGDDRRALDDALSAVERDAPDFKLVRGLAKLAERDATFEVRAPVDPATARRVAFAAAEDVGVVTEAERDAALEAAGERLDASADAVARSLYADRESREVLAGFDPRWTPADLLAQYNLSLAQTALFDATEVRVRTDDPRSLVLAIKRLGLLYEVHEVEGDVGREVVLTGPDALFTRTRRYGTRFARVLRAVVGRETWRLEATIDDRGTERTMVLDDSDPLSVPDADPVTEVSYDSGVEREFAARFAALELDWDLVREPDLLDAGEHLMVPDFAFDYRYADYRVYFEIMGFWTPAYVEKKLAQLEATDVELLVAVDESLGVGEEIATRDHRAIPYTGSVRVKDVVDALREFEADLRADASADLPAALVPDVDVVSLEALADEYGVPVDAVEDREFPEHEVVGRTLVRPAVLDALAADVAAGMALSEVEEICEERGLTETSAVLSRLGYRVEWEGLGGGVLREKA, from the coding sequence GTGCTCACGAAGGACCTGCTCCGCGTGTCGCGCGCCGGCGGCGGCTATCGCCCGCGGTTCGCGGGTGGAGACGCCGACCGCGAGGCCGCACGACGGGTCCTCGACACCTACCGCGAGCGCGTCGGCGACGACCGGCGCGCGCTCGACGACGCCCTCTCCGCCGTCGAGCGCGACGCGCCCGACTTCAAGCTCGTTCGCGGGCTCGCGAAACTCGCGGAACGCGACGCGACCTTCGAGGTGCGCGCACCCGTCGACCCGGCGACGGCGCGCCGCGTTGCGTTCGCCGCCGCCGAGGACGTCGGCGTCGTCACCGAAGCCGAACGCGACGCCGCGCTCGAGGCGGCGGGCGAGCGCCTCGACGCGTCGGCCGACGCCGTCGCGCGGAGCCTCTACGCCGACCGGGAGTCCCGCGAGGTGCTCGCGGGCTTCGACCCGCGCTGGACGCCCGCCGACCTGCTCGCGCAGTACAACCTCTCGCTCGCGCAGACCGCGCTCTTCGACGCGACGGAGGTCCGCGTCCGCACCGACGACCCGCGCTCGCTCGTCCTCGCGATCAAGCGCCTCGGCCTCCTCTACGAGGTCCACGAGGTCGAGGGCGACGTCGGGCGCGAGGTCGTCCTCACCGGGCCGGACGCGCTCTTCACGCGCACGCGGCGATATGGTACGCGCTTCGCGCGCGTCCTCCGCGCCGTCGTCGGGCGCGAGACGTGGCGCCTCGAAGCCACCATCGACGACCGGGGCACCGAGCGCACGATGGTACTCGACGACTCGGACCCGCTCTCCGTCCCGGACGCCGACCCCGTCACCGAGGTGTCCTACGACAGCGGCGTCGAACGCGAGTTCGCGGCGCGCTTCGCGGCCCTCGAGTTGGACTGGGACCTCGTGCGCGAACCCGACCTGCTCGACGCCGGCGAGCACCTGATGGTGCCGGACTTCGCCTTCGACTACCGCTACGCGGACTATCGAGTCTACTTCGAGATCATGGGGTTCTGGACGCCCGCGTACGTCGAGAAGAAACTCGCCCAACTCGAGGCGACGGACGTCGAGTTGCTCGTCGCCGTCGACGAATCCCTCGGCGTGGGCGAGGAGATCGCGACGCGCGACCACCGCGCCATCCCCTACACGGGGTCGGTGCGCGTGAAGGACGTCGTGGACGCCCTCCGGGAGTTCGAGGCCGACCTCCGAGCGGACGCGAGCGCCGACCTCCCGGCCGCCCTCGTCCCCGACGTGGACGTCGTCTCGCTCGAGGCGCTCGCCGACGAGTACGGCGTCCCCGTCGACGCCGTCGAGGACCGGGAGTTCCCCGAGCACGAGGTGGTCGGGCGGACGCTCGTTCGCCCCGCCGTGCTGGACGCGCTCGCCGCAGACGTCGCGGCGGGGATGGCGCTCTCCGAGGTCGAGGAGATTTGCGAGGAGCGCGGCCTCACGGAGACGAGCGCGGTGCTCTCCCGACTCGGCTATCGCGTCGAGTGGGAGGGCCTCGGCGGCGGCGTCCTCCGCGAGAAGGCCTAA
- a CDS encoding DEAD/DEAH box helicase family protein: protein MTVTLDYEDGTVRVGGDADVYGRLPYVERDDRTDSGRVPGHRYGPLRAHLRTLGTTVEDAVPRWERLDVASTYDLRDYQRAALDAWRENDERGVVELPTGAGKTVLALKAIEAVGETALVVVPTIDLLNQWREELEREFDCDVGQLGGGEQSVGAVTVATYDSAYLRADELGDRFGLVVFDEVHHLGGEGYRDIARLLAAPARLGLTATFERPDGAHEVLEELVGDVVYRLDVDDLAGEHLAAYDVRRLEVPLTDAERERYEEAQSTFTDYLRQANITFTSGSDYQELVKRSGNDPRAREALLAKQRARTIVQESDAKVAELESLLERHREDRVIVFTASTDLVYRLSERFLIPPITHETGAAERREILRKFREGTYSRVVTANVLDEGVDVPDANVAVVFAGSGSEREFTQRLGRVLRPKDDGSRATLYELVSADTAEERVANRRR from the coding sequence ATGACGGTCACGCTCGACTACGAGGACGGCACGGTGCGTGTCGGCGGCGACGCCGACGTCTACGGGCGACTCCCGTACGTCGAGCGCGACGACCGCACCGACTCGGGGCGGGTGCCCGGCCACCGGTACGGCCCGCTGCGCGCGCACCTGCGGACGCTCGGCACCACCGTCGAGGACGCGGTGCCGCGCTGGGAGCGCCTCGACGTCGCCTCCACCTACGACCTCCGGGACTACCAGCGCGCGGCGCTCGACGCGTGGCGCGAGAACGACGAGCGCGGCGTCGTCGAGCTCCCCACCGGCGCGGGCAAGACCGTGCTCGCCCTGAAGGCCATCGAGGCCGTGGGCGAGACGGCGCTCGTCGTCGTCCCCACCATCGACCTCCTCAACCAGTGGCGCGAGGAGTTGGAGCGCGAGTTCGACTGCGACGTCGGCCAACTCGGCGGCGGCGAGCAGTCCGTGGGGGCGGTCACCGTCGCCACGTACGACTCCGCGTACCTGCGCGCGGACGAACTCGGTGACCGCTTCGGCCTCGTCGTCTTCGACGAGGTCCACCACCTCGGCGGCGAGGGCTACCGCGACATCGCGCGCCTGCTCGCCGCGCCCGCGCGCCTCGGCCTCACCGCGACGTTCGAGCGCCCCGACGGCGCACACGAAGTCCTCGAAGAACTCGTCGGGGACGTGGTGTACCGACTCGACGTCGACGACCTCGCGGGCGAGCACCTCGCCGCCTACGACGTCCGGCGCCTCGAAGTCCCGCTCACCGACGCGGAGCGCGAGCGCTACGAGGAGGCCCAGAGCACCTTCACGGACTACCTCCGGCAGGCGAACATCACGTTCACCTCGGGGAGCGACTACCAGGAGCTCGTGAAGCGCTCCGGGAACGACCCGCGGGCGCGTGAGGCCCTCCTCGCGAAACAGCGCGCGCGCACCATCGTTCAGGAGTCGGACGCGAAGGTCGCCGAGCTCGAGTCGCTCCTCGAGCGCCACCGCGAGGACAGAGTCATCGTCTTCACGGCCTCGACGGACCTCGTCTACCGGCTCTCCGAGCGCTTCTTGATCCCGCCGATCACGCACGAGACGGGCGCGGCCGAGCGCCGCGAAATCCTCCGGAAGTTCCGCGAGGGCACCTACTCGCGCGTCGTGACCGCGAACGTCCTCGACGAGGGCGTCGACGTCCCGGACGCGAACGTCGCCGTCGTCTTCGCGGGCTCGGGGAGTGAGCGCGAGTTCACCCAGCGCCTCGGGCGCGTCCTCCGCCCGAAGGACGACGGCTCACGGGCGACGCTCTACGAGCTCGTGAGCGCCGACACCGCCGAGGAGCGCGTCGCGAACCGGCGACGATAG
- a CDS encoding nucleotide exchange factor GrpE yields MTEDADGVEVEIEDGDADAAEGTDADADPSEGEGAASGPTLADRVAEHDEELAAEVADVVGDRNELAETVEDLEAELEETEERLQRVQADFQNYKKRAKRKQEETEERATEDLVTSLLDVRDNLKRALAEETGDTDSLREGVEMTKRELDRVFEDEGVAEIAPEPGTETDPHRHEVMLEVSSDEPEGTVAEVYRPGYEMAGKVLRAAQVTVSDGSGADGGE; encoded by the coding sequence ATGACCGAGGACGCCGACGGAGTCGAAGTCGAGATCGAGGACGGGGACGCCGACGCGGCCGAGGGCACGGATGCCGACGCCGACCCGTCCGAGGGCGAGGGCGCGGCGAGCGGGCCGACGCTCGCGGACCGCGTCGCCGAGCACGACGAGGAGCTCGCCGCGGAGGTCGCGGACGTCGTGGGCGACCGGAACGAACTCGCCGAGACCGTCGAGGACCTCGAAGCCGAGCTCGAGGAGACCGAGGAGCGCCTCCAGCGCGTGCAGGCGGACTTCCAGAACTACAAGAAGCGCGCGAAGCGCAAGCAGGAGGAGACCGAGGAGCGCGCGACCGAGGACCTCGTGACGAGCCTCCTCGACGTCCGTGACAACCTGAAGCGCGCGCTCGCCGAGGAGACGGGGGACACGGACTCCCTGCGCGAGGGCGTGGAGATGACGAAGCGCGAGCTCGACCGCGTCTTCGAGGACGAGGGCGTCGCGGAGATCGCGCCCGAGCCCGGCACCGAGACGGACCCGCACCGCCACGAGGTGATGCTCGAGGTGTCGAGCGACGAGCCCGAGGGGACGGTCGCGGAGGTCTACCGGCCGGGCTACGAGATGGCCGGGAAGGTCCTGCGCGCGGCGCAAGTGACCGTGAGCGACGGCTCGGGCGCCGACGGCGGGGAGTAG
- the dnaK gene encoding molecular chaperone DnaK: MASQKILGIDLGTTNSAFAVMEGGEPEIIPNSEGDRTTPSVVAWDDGELLVGKPAKNQAVQNPEHTVQSIKRHMGEEDYTVALGDDEYTPEEISARILQKIKRDAEDYLGDDVEKAVITVPAYFNDKQRQATKNAGQIAGFDVERIVNEPTAASMAYGLDDEGEGTVLVYDLGGGTFDVSVLDIAEGAYDVIATNGDNDLGGDDWDEALIDHLADEFEAEHGIDLREDRQALQRLKDAAEEAKIELSSRKETTVNLPFITATDDGPVHLEQDVTRATFEKVTSDLIERTVGPTEQALADAGLDTDDIDDVVLVGGSTRMPQVQEKVEELAGQEPRKSVNPDEAVALGAAVQGGVLSGDVDDVVLLDVTPLSLGIEVKGGLFERLVEKNTTIPTEASKVFTTAADNQQSVQIRVFQGEREIAEENELLGAFQLTGIPPAPAGTPQIEVSFDIDADGIVNVSAEDQGSGNAEDITIEGGAGLSDEEIERMQEEAEQHAEEDEQRRERIEARNEAETTIQRAETLLEENEEMVDDETRETIEASVEDVEAVLDDEDADTEEIEAATEALSEDLQEVGKQAYQQQAQAGAGGAGAGAGMGGMGGMGDMGDMDPEDVDADDFVDADFEDVDGDDESDDAEEN, encoded by the coding sequence ATGGCTAGTCAGAAGATTCTCGGTATCGACCTCGGTACCACGAACAGCGCGTTCGCGGTCATGGAGGGTGGCGAGCCCGAGATAATCCCGAACAGCGAGGGCGACCGGACGACGCCCTCGGTGGTCGCGTGGGACGACGGCGAACTCCTCGTCGGCAAGCCCGCGAAGAACCAGGCCGTCCAGAACCCCGAGCACACCGTCCAGTCCATCAAGCGCCACATGGGCGAGGAGGACTACACGGTCGCGCTCGGCGACGACGAGTACACGCCCGAAGAGATCTCGGCGCGCATCCTCCAGAAGATCAAGCGCGACGCCGAGGACTACCTCGGTGACGACGTCGAGAAGGCGGTCATCACCGTCCCCGCGTACTTCAACGACAAGCAGCGCCAGGCGACGAAGAACGCCGGCCAGATCGCGGGCTTCGACGTCGAGCGCATCGTCAACGAGCCCACGGCCGCGTCGATGGCGTACGGTCTCGACGACGAGGGCGAGGGCACCGTCCTCGTCTACGACCTCGGTGGCGGGACGTTCGACGTCTCCGTCCTCGACATCGCCGAAGGCGCCTACGACGTCATCGCGACGAACGGCGACAACGACCTCGGTGGGGACGACTGGGACGAAGCCCTCATCGACCACCTCGCCGACGAGTTCGAGGCCGAGCACGGCATCGACCTCCGCGAGGACCGGCAGGCCCTCCAGCGCCTGAAGGACGCCGCCGAGGAGGCGAAGATCGAGCTGAGTAGCCGCAAGGAGACGACCGTCAACCTCCCGTTCATCACGGCGACCGACGACGGCCCCGTCCACCTCGAGCAGGACGTCACCCGCGCGACCTTCGAGAAGGTCACGAGCGACCTCATCGAGCGCACCGTCGGCCCGACGGAGCAGGCGCTCGCCGACGCCGGCCTCGACACCGACGACATCGACGACGTCGTTCTGGTGGGTGGCTCGACGCGGATGCCGCAGGTCCAGGAGAAGGTCGAGGAACTCGCCGGGCAGGAGCCCCGGAAGTCCGTCAACCCCGACGAAGCCGTCGCGCTCGGCGCGGCCGTGCAGGGCGGCGTTCTGAGTGGGGACGTCGACGACGTCGTCCTCCTCGACGTCACGCCCCTGAGTCTGGGTATCGAGGTGAAGGGCGGACTCTTCGAGCGCCTCGTCGAGAAGAACACCACGATCCCGACGGAGGCCTCGAAGGTGTTCACCACCGCCGCCGACAACCAGCAGTCCGTCCAGATCCGCGTCTTCCAGGGCGAGCGCGAAATCGCCGAGGAGAACGAGCTGCTCGGCGCGTTCCAGCTCACCGGCATCCCGCCCGCGCCCGCCGGCACCCCGCAGATCGAGGTGTCCTTCGACATCGACGCGGACGGCATCGTCAACGTCTCCGCCGAGGATCAAGGCTCGGGGAACGCCGAAGACATCACCATCGAGGGCGGCGCCGGCCTCAGCGACGAGGAGATCGAGCGCATGCAGGAGGAGGCCGAGCAGCACGCCGAGGAGGACGAGCAGCGCCGCGAGCGCATCGAGGCGCGCAACGAGGCCGAGACGACGATCCAGCGCGCGGAGACGCTCCTCGAGGAGAACGAGGAGATGGTCGACGACGAGACGCGCGAGACGATCGAGGCGTCCGTCGAGGACGTCGAGGCGGTCCTCGACGACGAGGACGCCGACACCGAGGAGATCGAAGCGGCCACCGAGGCGCTCAGCGAGGACCTCCAAGAGGTCGGTAAGCAGGCCTACCAGCAGCAGGCGCAGGCCGGCGCGGGCGGCGCCGGTGCCGGCGCCGGCATGGGCGGCATGGGCGGTATGGGTGACATGGGCGACATGGACCCCGAGGACGTCGACGCCGACGACTTCGTCGACGCCGACTTCGAAGATGTGGATGGGGACGACGAGTCCGACGACGCCGAGGAGAACTGA